GCCTCTTGGCACATGTATAGGCCAGGTCAGTGCAGATGTGTGCattgcctaaaaaaaaagaatccagaacTCTCAAGAGCTTTATTGGAGCCCTCCTGAGTCACTCTTAACCGTGTAACAGGAACCCCTGGatcttgctgctgtttttctctttgggacctggggaaaagGCCGGAGGCTTACCCTCCCTGGGAGCAGGTCCTTCTTTAAAGGGAGCTAAAACGAGGGTACGAGGGTATGAGAGAGATAAAATTCAGTGTGAACAGGGCCTACTGGGAGGGGCCAGGGCTGCCTCCTGAAGTGTGGTCATGGAGTGTTGCCTTTGAGGGAGGGAAAGTAACAGAAGGCAGAGAGCTCAGGAAGAGCGGATGGGTGGCACTTCCTGGGCACTGAATGTATGCACCACCCAGGGCACAAGAGCCAGGACCAGGCATGGCCAGAGGGTGTACTTGAGGAAGTTGAAGATGTAGAAGAGGCTGATCTGAGGGGGGTGGCCCACCCAGTCCAGGGAGCCCAGCAGTCCCATGGCGAGCACAAAGCAGACTATCTTCTGACCATTTCCCAGATGTGCCCGTCGGAactgggcatagcaaggagagtGCAGAGCAATGCCCAGACCTAGGGCTGCTCCTGAGTCACGGCTCAGCGAGGCAAAGGGCCGGCTATCCATGTGCACCCACTCTGGCCGCTCACACCACTTGGAGGCCAGGTTGATGGACCTATGGAAAAGGAAAGACCTTGCCAGGACAGACTGAAACCCAGAGGGCAGCTGGCTCTTACCCTCTTGCCCTTGGGGGTCCAGTCTCATGGACTGTGGCCCCAGGATCATCTCTATTTAGGAACAAATAATGTACGCTCTTTAGCCACAACCAACCAGAGATCCACCAGCTCCATGCATGTAGCACAGGACAGGCCTCAGCTGCCCAGGTGCCAAAGCAGGGCTTACCAGGAAAGATCCAAGCCCAGCGTAAACAGAGTCCAGTAGATGAGGCTGGCACCCAGCATTAGGACCAAGGCAGTCAACCCATAGAAGCTGAGCTCCCGCTCCATGGGCACCCGAGGGGTCATCAGCCAACCCAAGACTGCACCTAGGGGAGTgagacaatagcagcttcaagaGGTTTGGGGAAATGACCTACCACCCTGTCAGTGCAGCTTGGcaagaaaataaaccaaaacaaaaggagGGCTTGAGGGTGAGTTCTACTGAAACTGGGAAAGCTGGGAAGTTCCGAGACTGGTTCTCCCACTGCCAAAGGCACCCTTTTGGCCCACCATGTTGCCCCAGTTGCTCACCAGTTACTAGGCCGCCCAACACCTGGTGAGGGAAATGTGCTAAGAGGAAGACCCGGGATAAGCCGACTGCCAATAGGAAGGTGCAGTAAGCCAGGCTAGGAATCACCCTTACCCAGCGgctagaaaaaagagagaaatggctcAAGGGATGTTCAGCACAGCTTTGCTTCCTTAAACCTGAAGTACTTCAGAGTTTCAGCCAACACCCCAAGGCTACCAGACTGTCATGCTGTGGGTTCCAGAACACCATCGCTCCTGCTTCTATTGGTAGGCAGTGCCAAGGGCTTACCTGCGGGTCCGAGTGGCCACCTGGGCAGAGAGGGCCGTCATAATGGGCCACAGGGCTGCTCCTGTGATCATGCAGTGACCAGAAGGGCTCCCTGCCAGGGAATCCATAAGTtcatggtgagagagaatggaagtatAACTCACACATACCTCTGGTGACCCCTCCACACAGACACAGCTGCCTTCCCCTGGCTGAAAAGACAgctttccccagccctgggcaaTCATTCCTTTTGGCCTTGGGCCTTTTCTACTCATTCTCAAGGCCACTGCTTTTAGGCTTCTGCCTTGCCCTGTCTCTGTATGAGGCAAGCAGGTGGCACATGGTCTGGGTGCTGTCCTGCAACTCAACCTGGGCTTCTGGGTTCCTTTGTTTTCAGGACCAGTAACCCGAGAGGTTGGGCCTCTGTTTGGGCCACCCTAGCTGACAAGTGCTCTGAAATGTTCTGACCCTAACCAAATGGGGAACGAGAAGAGGTTGGGGCTTTTCCCACCTGGACCGGTTTCACAAGAAGAAGGGAACTGGTGAACCTTAACTGGAGCCTGGCTGTAGTACCCAGACTCATGCACCCACCAGAAGGGCCTGTCTCCAAACAGAAACCTGGAAGAGAGCAGATGCAAGAccttatgacacacacacactactggaGGGGATGGAGAAAGCAGAAGGACAGTGGAAGGACTCCTGGGGGGACTCTAGAGGTCCTGAGCGGTAGATTCAGAAAGGGAATCTGATTCTGGCCATTACTTTGCCATTATTTTCTACTTTGGAACATGAAAAAagcacactattttttttttaagtgacatggagctagggaggtggctcagtggttaaaggcatttgcttgcaaagtctgacaaccaggattcgattccccagtacccatgtaaaaccagatacacaaagtggcaagaggccctggttttaatcccagcactcaaggaggcagagagaggaggatcatcgtgagttcaaggccagcctgggactacagagtgagaccctacctcaaaaaaaaaaaaaaaaaaaaagggggattcaagctgggcgttgtggcgcacgcctttaatcccagcactagggaggcagaggtaggaggatcaccgtgagttcgaggccaccctgaggctacatagttaattccaggtcagcctgggccagagtgagaccctacctcgaaaaaccaaaaaataaataaataaaataaaagggaaatgagGACTTTGTCACTTGGAAGGATATTGAGCATTAGGAACTCCACTAAGGGAGTGTCTGACCTCTGGCAAGGAGGCTCAGAGACTCCAAGGCAGTAGAGAGCACAGAGCAGAGTTATTAGGCAAGAAGGAAATGACTAGACAATTGCTTTTAGGTTTACAGTAAGGATGAGACTCTTGTATAGAACAGTAAAAGGGAAGGGCACTCACTCTTAGTTTGTTTTTCAGCAAGCCACTCCAGCCCAAGTCAGTGTCTCTGATacatttccctttcttctcccagGTTGGGGTCCCTGACAACAGAGGCTGAGGTGGAGGGAGCTAAAGCTATACCTCTAAGGACTCCCTTCCAAATCCAAAaggcaggggaaaaaaataaaaaacaacacaaaacagggcctccacccactactTATGTAGGGTTCCTGGCCTCTTAAATTTCAGTGTGAAAATGActgaagggggaggaagagaaagtatACTTTGCAAGGCGGAGCTTTTAAAATTTCACTGGGAGCATAAATTATCCAATAACtggagaacatatatatatatgtatacatatatacatatacatatatacacacacacacaattttttttaaaggtaggctctcactgtagcccacactgacctggaattctctctgtagtctcaggctggccttgactcatatagctcctcctacttctttctgcctcccttgtgttgggattaaaggcgagggcCACCACACTAGGCACTGGGGATGGGGGTCCTTTTGAAAACGCAGACTCTGAGCCCAGAGTTCTGGCCTGGAGCCTGAGTCTGCATTACCAGCAAgcttttaagcacttgcctttgctTTTTTTGAGCATGGATCAAGAACCACACCTTAATTTTCAAGGCAGATAGTGTTATGCTTAGCCCCAAGCTTGCATCTTAACAATTATGGCAAGCAAAGGAGTAATGAATGAAGACCTGAGCTGagaagtggtggcgcacacctttactgtaagaggatcctcatgagtttgaggccaccctgagaccacagaatgAATTTccggtcagtgtgggctacaaggagaccctacctcaaaaaaaaaaaaaaaaaaaagatgagttgaGAAGTATGGCTTTCTGCCACTTAAATCACCATCCTTGTTAAAATGCCGTTGAGTCTCCTACGAGGAAATCTGGACTTTCTAAATCAATAGGTCTGAGGTGGAGATGGGTGTATTGACAGGTGAGACAGACGCCCCTTAGGCGATTTCTCTGATCCGGTCAGTCTGAGGATGTTTAGTCTAAGGTCTGAATGCAAAGATGCTCTAAGGGGAAAATCAGGAGCTTCAGGATAGGGGTGGGATCGACACTGGACCCCTACTGCGGGAGATCAGGGCCctcgggggtgggggagcaggaTGCCCAAAGGCTTCGCTGTCTCACCACTTGAAGACGAGGTTGAGCCACTCAGTGATGAAGCTGATCCAGAGCACCGAGATGCCCACACGGCGAGAGATATAGTAGGCCGCGGGGAAGTAGAACACAAAGAGGCTCTTGGGATCGCCAA
This is a stretch of genomic DNA from Jaculus jaculus isolate mJacJac1 chromosome 9, mJacJac1.mat.Y.cur, whole genome shotgun sequence. It encodes these proteins:
- the G6pc3 gene encoding glucose-6-phosphatase 3 isoform X1; translated protein: MESTLGAGIAMAAALQNQLPWLENVWLWVTFLGDPKSLFVFYFPAAYYISRRVGISVLWISFITEWLNLVFKWFLFGDRPFWWVHESGYYSQAPVKVHQFPSSCETGPGSPSGHCMITGAALWPIMTALSAQVATRTRSRWVRVIPSLAYCTFLLAVGLSRVFLLAHFPHQVLGGLVTGAVLGWLMTPRVPMERELSFYGLTALVLMLGASLIYWTLFTLGLDLSWSINLASKWCERPEWVHMDSRPFASLSRDSGAALGLGIALHSPCYAQFRRAHLGNGQKIVCFVLAMGLLGSLDWVGHPPQISLFYIFNFLKYTLWPCLVLALVPWVVHTFSAQEVPPIRSS
- the G6pc3 gene encoding glucose-6-phosphatase 3 isoform X2 translates to MESTLGAGIAMAAALQNQLPWLENVWLWVTFLGDPKSLFVFYFPAAYYISRRVGISVLWISFITEWLNLVFKWFLFGDRPFWWVHESGYYSQAPVKVHQFPSSCETGPGSPSGHCMITGAALWPIMTALSAQVATRTRRCSLGLADDPSGAHGAGAQLLWVDCLGPNAGCQPHLLDSVYAGLGSFLVHQPGLQVV